One stretch of Deltaproteobacteria bacterium DNA includes these proteins:
- a CDS encoding DUF3486 family protein, translated as MKRNAVTLLPEPLRRELDQRIVSGRFSGYSDFAAWLAEEGFEISKSAVHRYGQALERRIEAVRLATEQAEALVAAAPDDMGAVADAILRLSQQKILDVLIASESGDLKEIASACRAAADTARAGTMVRQERRRAVKDAADAATGAARKKGVPADAVAAIREAIEGAGEAA; from the coding sequence ATGAAGCGCAACGCCGTAACGCTATTGCCCGAGCCCCTGCGCCGGGAGTTGGACCAACGGATCGTGTCCGGCAGATTCTCGGGCTACTCCGACTTCGCCGCGTGGCTGGCCGAAGAGGGGTTCGAAATCAGCAAGTCGGCGGTCCACCGGTACGGCCAGGCGCTGGAGCGCCGCATCGAGGCCGTGCGCCTGGCCACCGAGCAGGCCGAAGCCCTGGTGGCCGCGGCCCCTGACGACATGGGCGCGGTCGCGGATGCGATCCTGCGGCTCAGCCAGCAGAAGATCCTGGACGTGCTCATAGCCTCGGAGAGCGGAGACCTCAAGGAAATCGCCTCGGCCTGCCGCGCGGCCGCGGACACGGCCCGGGCCGGCACGATGGTGCGCCAGGAGCGCCGCCGCGCGGTCAAGGACGCGGCGGATGCCGCGACTGGAGCCGCCCGCAAGAAAGGCGTCCCGGCGGATGCGGTCGCCGCGATCCGCGAGGCCATCGAGGGGGCGGGCGAGGCGGCATGA
- a CDS encoding DUF935 family protein yields the protein MAKPRRPIVEEVAPSAVAGLIALWISELPLDPRYSNVRYAQTYRYEETALHLYRETLRDDRCHSALNQRIDAVVAHPWMVEPGGDRLRDRRAAEDVKRQLASIHFKRICRQLLHYNWYGYAIGEAIWAREAGKVRLHDLRIRAPERFRWGPDGELLLRSRRSAAGEPVPEAKFVTLTRSNDHGDLPHGPGLARWCYWLVWLRRNGFRFWAMALEKFGAPTPKGKYPRAATNEEKDKLLKIIQSLATGAGVIVPEDQDIEFLATMTRMSGDFESFQGYIDRAIAGVLLGQSSTSDQGPWRGTAEVQKDVRDETIAADADVLDEALTRTIAAWLTQWNFPGAATPVIRHDVDPPEDLDSRAEREEKVGRTSGLRPTRNHVEDIYGGEWEPAPNGTPPGSAGVGDDAARFARGDDADAIAAAAEEIAGEWEPIVSPVVDPVLAAARESRDFDDFVARLHSRAPDERALAPASRRLNNTTFSAEVSGQAGLEEDVW from the coding sequence ATGGCGAAGCCCCGCAGGCCGATCGTGGAGGAGGTGGCGCCCAGCGCCGTGGCGGGCCTGATCGCGCTGTGGATCTCCGAGCTCCCCCTCGATCCCCGCTACTCCAACGTCCGGTACGCGCAGACCTACCGGTACGAGGAGACCGCCCTCCACCTCTACCGCGAGACCCTGAGGGACGATCGGTGCCACAGCGCCCTCAACCAGCGGATCGATGCGGTGGTGGCCCACCCATGGATGGTGGAGCCCGGCGGCGACAGGCTGCGGGACCGGCGGGCGGCCGAGGATGTCAAGCGGCAGCTGGCGTCCATCCACTTCAAGCGCATCTGCAGGCAGCTTCTCCACTACAACTGGTACGGCTACGCCATAGGCGAGGCGATATGGGCCAGGGAGGCGGGGAAGGTGCGGCTGCACGACCTGAGAATCCGCGCTCCCGAGCGGTTCCGGTGGGGACCGGACGGCGAGTTGCTTCTCCGCTCCCGCCGATCCGCCGCGGGCGAGCCGGTGCCGGAGGCCAAGTTCGTCACCCTGACCAGATCAAACGACCACGGGGACCTGCCTCACGGCCCGGGTCTGGCGCGATGGTGCTACTGGCTCGTATGGCTCCGCCGCAACGGGTTCCGGTTCTGGGCCATGGCCCTCGAGAAGTTCGGGGCGCCGACGCCCAAGGGCAAGTATCCGCGGGCGGCGACCAACGAGGAGAAGGACAAGCTCCTCAAGATCATCCAGTCCCTGGCGACGGGAGCCGGCGTCATCGTGCCCGAGGATCAGGACATCGAGTTCCTGGCCACGATGACGAGAATGAGCGGCGATTTCGAATCCTTCCAGGGCTACATCGACCGCGCCATCGCCGGTGTGCTCCTCGGCCAGTCCTCGACCTCGGATCAGGGACCGTGGCGCGGAACCGCCGAAGTGCAGAAGGACGTCCGCGACGAGACCATCGCGGCCGACGCCGACGTTCTCGACGAGGCGCTAACCCGGACGATCGCGGCCTGGCTCACCCAGTGGAACTTCCCCGGCGCCGCAACGCCGGTCATCCGGCACGACGTGGATCCGCCCGAAGACCTCGACAGCCGCGCGGAGCGCGAGGAGAAGGTGGGCCGGACCTCGGGCCTCCGGCCCACCCGCAATCACGTCGAGGACATCTACGGCGGGGAATGGGAGCCTGCCCCGAACGGGACGCCTCCGGGCAGCGCCGGCGTCGGGGACGATGCAGCCCGGTTCGCCCGCGGCGATGATGCCGACGCCATCGCGGCGGCCGCGGAGGAGATCGCCGGCGAATGGGAGCCCATCGTCAGCCCCGTCGTGGATCCGGTCCTGGCGGCCGCCCGGGAAAGCCGGGACTTCGACGACTTCGTGGCGCGCCTCCATAGCCGCGCCCCGGACGAACGGGCGCTGGCCCCCGCTTCCCGGCGACTCAACAACACCACCTTTTCCGCAGAGGTCTCCGGCCAGGCCGGCCTCGAGGAGGACGTCTGGTGA
- a CDS encoding regulatory protein GemA, with protein MTPPDAKQVIPLRSERWTKLVRAVHARRRQLDLDEDRYRDAIERATGKRSCSDLGTVGLGAVLIELGKLRPSSVLPDAPGASKLRALWIAGWHLGVVQDRRDSALAAFVRRECGVDAAGWATARDLGKAIDRLKAWLRREAGVKWPQRDRTNRERGRGEAMAVLEAQHRALGLDPPALTTIETVNLVIAALGQAVRDLKSGHEDRG; from the coding sequence ATGACGCCGCCTGATGCGAAACAGGTCATCCCCCTGCGGAGCGAGCGGTGGACGAAGCTGGTTCGCGCCGTGCACGCCCGGCGCCGGCAACTGGATCTGGACGAGGATCGGTACCGCGACGCGATCGAGCGGGCGACCGGCAAGCGGTCGTGCAGCGATCTCGGCACCGTGGGCCTGGGCGCTGTGCTGATAGAGCTCGGGAAGCTCCGTCCCTCGTCGGTCCTGCCGGACGCGCCCGGGGCCTCGAAGCTCCGGGCGCTCTGGATAGCGGGCTGGCACCTGGGCGTCGTGCAGGACCGCCGGGACTCCGCCCTGGCGGCGTTCGTGCGCAGGGAATGCGGTGTCGATGCGGCGGGATGGGCGACGGCGCGCGACCTGGGGAAGGCCATCGACCGGCTGAAGGCATGGCTGAGGCGCGAGGCCGGGGTTAAGTGGCCCCAGCGCGACAGGACCAACAGGGAGCGCGGTCGCGGCGAGGCGATGGCGGTGCTCGAGGCTCAGCACCGCGCGCTGGGGCTGGATCCGCCGGCGCTCACCACGATCGAGACCGTGAACCTGGTGATCGCCGCCCTGGGCCAGGCGGTGCGCGACCTCAAGTCCGGACACGAGGACCGCGGGTGA